One genomic segment of Micromonospora sp. WMMC415 includes these proteins:
- the hisS gene encoding histidine--tRNA ligase produces MSKPTPISGFPEWTPAQRMIEQYVLDRIRGTFELYGFAPLETRAVEPLDQLLRKGETSKEVYLIRRLQADTDGPAGDDALGLHFDLTVPFARYVLENAGKLQFPFRRYQIQKVWRGERPQEGRYREFLQADIDIVDRDTLAPQHEAEMPLVIGDALRSLPIPPVRIQVNNRKICEGFYRGIGIEDPEAALRAVDKLDKIGPAKVAELLAETAGASEAQAKAVLSLAEIAAPDASFADAVRALGVNHPLLDEGVEELVRVMDTAVEHAPGLCVADLRIARGLDYYTGTVYETQMVGYERFGSVCSGGRYDNLATSGTARFPGVGISIGVTRLLGLLFGAGALTVSRDVPTCVLVAVTSEESRAASNRVAEALRARGVPTEVSPSAAKFGKQIRYAERRGIPYVWFPGPEGDEVKDIRSGEQLRAEAGVWTPPSVDLKPLVS; encoded by the coding sequence ATGAGCAAGCCCACGCCCATCTCCGGCTTCCCGGAGTGGACGCCCGCCCAGCGGATGATCGAGCAGTACGTGCTGGACCGGATCCGCGGCACCTTCGAGCTGTACGGGTTCGCGCCGCTGGAGACCCGCGCGGTCGAGCCCCTCGACCAGTTGCTGCGCAAGGGGGAGACCTCGAAGGAGGTCTACCTGATCCGGCGGTTGCAGGCGGACACCGACGGCCCGGCCGGTGACGACGCCCTCGGCCTGCACTTCGACCTGACCGTGCCGTTCGCCCGCTACGTGCTGGAGAACGCCGGCAAGCTGCAGTTCCCGTTCCGCCGCTACCAGATCCAGAAGGTGTGGCGGGGCGAGCGGCCGCAGGAGGGCCGGTACCGGGAGTTCCTCCAGGCCGACATCGACATCGTCGACCGGGACACCCTCGCCCCGCAGCACGAGGCGGAGATGCCGCTGGTGATCGGTGACGCGCTGCGTTCGCTGCCGATCCCGCCGGTGCGGATCCAGGTCAACAACCGCAAGATCTGCGAGGGCTTCTACCGGGGGATCGGCATCGAGGACCCGGAGGCGGCGCTGCGCGCCGTCGACAAGCTCGACAAGATCGGCCCGGCGAAGGTCGCCGAGCTGCTGGCCGAGACGGCCGGCGCGAGCGAGGCGCAGGCCAAGGCCGTCCTGTCGCTGGCCGAGATCGCCGCGCCGGACGCGTCGTTCGCCGACGCGGTACGGGCGCTCGGGGTGAACCACCCGCTGCTCGACGAGGGCGTCGAGGAGCTGGTCCGGGTGATGGACACCGCCGTCGAGCACGCCCCCGGGCTGTGCGTCGCCGACCTGCGCATCGCGCGGGGCCTGGACTACTACACCGGCACCGTCTACGAGACGCAGATGGTCGGGTACGAGCGGTTCGGCTCGGTCTGCTCCGGCGGCCGGTACGACAACCTCGCCACCTCCGGAACCGCCCGCTTCCCCGGCGTGGGCATCTCCATCGGGGTGACCCGCCTGCTCGGCCTGCTGTTCGGCGCGGGCGCGCTGACCGTGTCGCGGGACGTGCCGACCTGCGTGCTGGTGGCGGTGACCAGCGAGGAGTCCCGCGCCGCGAGCAACCGGGTCGCCGAGGCGCTGCGGGCGCGCGGCGTGCCGACCGAGGTGTCGCCGAGCGCGGCGAAGTTCGGCAAGCAGATCCGGTACGCCGAGCGGCGCGGCATCCCGTACGTGTGGTTCCCGGGCCCGGAGGGGGACGAGGTCAAGGACATCCGCTCCGGTGAGCAGCTACGCGCGGAGGCCGGGGTGTGGACGCCGCCGTCGGTGGACCTGAAGCCTCTCGTCAGCTGA